In the Acidobacteriota bacterium genome, TCGCGGCGACCGAGGGGCTGGCAGAGATGATCGGCGAGGGCTCCTTCACGACCCTGTACCACGAAGGCGAGAAGGACAACCTGCATATCAGCCTGATCGCCGAGAAGATGATCTTGCTGCTGATCTTCGACGAACGGTCCTCCCTGGGCCTGGTGCGCCTGCGGGTCAGCCAGCACGCCGAGACCCTCGCGACCGCGGTCGGAGAGGTCCTCGGGCGGGATCAGCAGGAGTCGGCCGGCGTCGGAAGCAGCCAAGAGTCGTTTTCAGAGATTACCGATGACGATATTGACGCATTATTCGGTTAGCATGCGGGCACGAATACAATGACGTTTATTAACTACGCCGCCAGAGAGATCAACTGCAAGATCGTCTATTACGGCCCCGGCCTGTGTGGCAAGACCACCAATATTCAGTGGATCCACGCCAAGACCCGCACCGACGCCAAGGGCAAGCTGATCTCCCTGGCCACGGAGACCGATCGGACCCTCTTCTTCGATTTCCTACCCATCGAATTGGGGACGATTCGCGGATTCAGAACACGATTTCACCTCTACACCGTCCCCGGGCAGGTCTTCTACGATGCCTCCCGGAAGCTGATCCTCAAGGGGGTCGACGGTGTGGTCTTCGTCGCAGATTCACAGGAGATGCGTATGGATGCCAATCTCGAGGCCATCGACAACCTTAGAGGTAACCTGAGTCAGCACGGCTACGATCTCGAGAAGGTGCCCTACGTCCTCCAGCTGAACAAGCGAGATCTCCCGACGGCGGTCAGCGCCGAGGAGATGGGAAAAGCCCTCAGGCTGAATAACGAGCCGATCTTCGAGGCCGTGGCCACCAATGGCAACGGCGTCTTCAACACCCTCAAGGGGGTCGTCAAACAGGTGCTGATGGACCTCAAAAGTCGCTGATTTCCTGTCGCTTCCCCGTCTCTTGACACCCCTGGGGCGCCTGTCTATAGTGCCTCCCTTTGTCGGGTACGGGAGAGTCTCATCATGTTTGCGGTGATCGAAACGGGCGGGAAACAAGTGCGTGTCCATGTCGGCGACGTGGTCAAGCTGGATACGCTGCCTGGCGACGTCGGCGGTGAGATAGTCTTCGATCGCGTCCTGATGCTGGGCGGAAGTGAAGGCGACGCTGGCGACGACACCCGTGTCGGAAGTCCCACGGTCGACGCAGCTACGGTGCGTGGATCCATCGTCGAACACGGCCGACATAAGAAGATCCACATCTACACCTACAAGCCGCGACAGAATTCAAACCGCAAGCGTGCCGGACACCGTCAGAACTACACGGCCGTCAAGATCGAATCGATCGACGGATAGGCGAAGCAATGGCTCATA is a window encoding:
- the rplU gene encoding 50S ribosomal protein L21, with protein sequence MFAVIETGGKQVRVHVGDVVKLDTLPGDVGGEIVFDRVLMLGGSEGDAGDDTRVGSPTVDAATVRGSIVEHGRHKKIHIYTYKPRQNSNRKRAGHRQNYTAVKIESIDG
- a CDS encoding ADP-ribosylation factor-like protein, whose product is MTFINYAAREINCKIVYYGPGLCGKTTNIQWIHAKTRTDAKGKLISLATETDRTLFFDFLPIELGTIRGFRTRFHLYTVPGQVFYDASRKLILKGVDGVVFVADSQEMRMDANLEAIDNLRGNLSQHGYDLEKVPYVLQLNKRDLPTAVSAEEMGKALRLNNEPIFEAVATNGNGVFNTLKGVVKQVLMDLKSR
- a CDS encoding roadblock/LC7 domain-containing protein is translated as MSGSNLVIHEEDHTTFVDLLDELREVSNARFIFLIDKNGQQLASVGEVETLDPTALASLTAGNVAATEGLAEMIGEGSFTTLYHEGEKDNLHISLIAEKMILLLIFDERSSLGLVRLRVSQHAETLATAVGEVLGRDQQESAGVGSSQESFSEITDDDIDALFG